A window of the Choristoneura fumiferana chromosome 30, NRCan_CFum_1, whole genome shotgun sequence genome harbors these coding sequences:
- the LOC141444586 gene encoding uncharacterized protein: protein MSSVSGVDMGKISALGVLALVASTLAYPAPAPQGCLPSCLPPCLSPCPPPCDPCPPPSDPCPPPEPPLYCGPCPTQCGDGLARANVPCNPVGSQLTAAGFRSVRVPGGTFYIKASPDVIIQPPPILVRPPALASIRPPAIIIQPPQQPPVNPPSILVRPPPLPPITPPPITVRPPQQPPICPPPIIVRPPRQGPIQPGAISVCPPQLPPICPPPIIIKPPQQPNLRPPQISIPNCVLSGRPNPCNPCNPCNPCDPCNPCPPPCNPCDPCNPCPPPCDPCNPCNPCNPCDPCNPCNPCDPCPPPNPCDPCFNPCQ, encoded by the exons ATGTCGTCAGTATCGGGCGTAGATATGGGGAAAATATCGGCTTTGGGTGTTTTAG CTTTGGTGGCGTCCACGCTCGCGTACCCAGCACCAGCCCCGCAGGGTTGTCTGCCGTCATGCCTGCCACCGTGCCTCAGCCCGTGCCCGCCGCCCTGCGATCCTTGCCCCCCGCCCAGCGATCCCTGCCCGCCCCCTGAGCCACCCCTATACTGCGGACCTTGCCCTA CTCAATGTGGAGATGGCCTGGCCAGAGCGAACGTGCCGTGCAACCCAGTTGGAAGCCAGCTCACAGCGGCAGGGTTCCGCTCCGTCCGCGTCCCAGGAGGCACTTTCTACATCAAAGCTTCCCCTGACGTGATCATCCAACCACCCCCCATCCTAGTACGACCACCGGCGTTAGCCTCCATCCGACCACCCGCAATAATCATCCAACCACCCCAACAACCCCCAGTGAACCCACCATCTATACTCGTGCGACCACCGCCGCTACCCCCTATCACCCCACCACCAATTACCGTGAGACCGCCTCAACAGCCACCAATATGCCCACCTCCCATCATCGTGCGACCACCCAGACAAGGTCCGATCCAACCTGGTGCCATTAGCGTCTGTCCCCCACAGTTACCCCCCATTTGCCCACCGCCAATTATTATCAAGCCGCCGCAACAGCCAAACCTCCGTCCGCCGCAGATCTCTATACCAAACTGCGTATTGTCTGGAAGGCCCAACCCGTGTAACCCCTGCAATCCGTGCAACCCGTGTGACCCATGCAACCCCTGCCCGCCACCTTGCAACCCCTGCGACCCTTGCAACCCCTGCCCGCCCCCATGCGACCCCTGCAACCCGTGCAACCCGTGCAACCCCTGTGACCCCTGCAACCCCTGCAATCCATGTGACCCCTGCCCCCCACCTAACCCATGTGATCCCTGCTTCAACCCATGCCAGTAA